From the genome of Miscanthus floridulus cultivar M001 chromosome 10, ASM1932011v1, whole genome shotgun sequence, one region includes:
- the LOC136485306 gene encoding uncharacterized protein, giving the protein MEMDPVADTADESVVTASGDDRSPLAVLAGEALDKKRQRTTGIDDAAASLWVFILADILGVVLRFLLSLADRASVRSVCRHWRDATHGHSLPPPLPLLVLPRFRFFSFSTHGAIVAMRRAWMPEEVATGHVGCVGSSKGWLLMARPCEDSAGRERFLVNAFSHEVVCVPRLRAPYCTTSGELPWTANDDPDPMYSRSLDHVVLSAPPGSATKCIVAGFSYRRGVPGLSDWRGLPGITLWQPGMKTWYVYQSRWVDWLSDLVFHQGKLYMLHRSWYADQSPWLFAFTLGEDEHGVDVSTLRVQ; this is encoded by the coding sequence ATGGAGATGGATCCCGTCGCCGACACCGCCGATGAGTCCGTAGTCACAGCCTCAGGGGACGACCGCAGCCCTCTTGCGGTTCTTGCAGGCGAGGCGCTCGACAAAAAGCGGCAGAGGACGACAGGCATCGACGACGCGGCGGCGTCGCTGTGGGTGTTCATTCTGGCGGACATACTAGGCGTCGTGCTCCGCTTCCTGCTCTCCCTCGCTGATCGCGCCTCCGTGCGGTCCGTGTGTCGGCACTGGCGTGACGCCACGCACGGGCACAGCCTGCCGCCGCCGCTACCACTGCTCGTGCTCCCCAGGTTCAGATTCTTCAGCTTTTCCACCCATGGGGCAATTGTCGCCATGCGCCGCGCGTGGATGCCTGAGGAGGTGGCCACCGGCCATGTCGGTTGTGTGGGATCTTCCAAAGGGTGGCTTCTCATGGCGAGGCCCTGCGAAGATTCCGCCGGCCGCGAGCGCTTCCTGGTGAATGCGTTCTCCCACGAGGTGGTGTGTGTACCCCGCCTGCGTGCTCCCTACTGCACCACCTCCGGTGAGCTCCCCTGGACTGCCAACGATGACCCCGACCCCATGTATTCAAGGTCACTCGACCATGTCGTGCTATCTGCTCCGCCTGGCTCGGCGACCAAGTGCATAGTGGCAGGCTTCTCGTACCGTAGGGGTGTGCCCGGGCTCTCAGACTGGCGTGGCTTGCCTGGGATTACGCTGTGGCAGCCTGGGATGAAGACATGGTACGTCTACCAATCTCGCTGGGTTGACTGGTTGAGTGACCTTGTGTTCCACCAGGGGAAACTGTACATGCTCCACAGGTCCTGGTATGCCGACCAATCGCCATGGCTCTTCGCTTTTACGCTCGGGGAAGATGAACATGGGGTCGATGTCTCAACCTTGAGGGTCCAATGA